The Argiope bruennichi chromosome 9, qqArgBrue1.1, whole genome shotgun sequence genome contains a region encoding:
- the LOC129984280 gene encoding uncharacterized protein LOC129984280 yields MSEEDDLPTLLLMSSAQVAISILNNSEIRDLIKSYVIPDPSSKKFHFRSTVETKTEEKISKLTLPPALQKIVKGSMRPMISQMSAWKQSYGSVLADCAGYFTESDGGYFQFFWKFNGQIDHQKIAKALVENKNVDIRERFLLACCLCLIDDGLRLWSSMTPGQKGYILLEVFRFPKLCSLAVGIFTRELESSRGRKDRPMSRRISDMVLLSSVKFHNIFMLRYVLEVQPQESHRRFLLKAARSVGIHTDMMRFCLSRLSRHDQRTIFKRLSARRRLRLR; encoded by the coding sequence ATGAGTGAGGAGGATGACTTACCAACTCTTTTGCTGATGTCTTCGGCACAGGTTGCCATTTCTATACTCAATAACTCTGAGATAAGAGATTTAATAAAGAGTTATGTTATACCTGATCCATCatctaaaaaattccattttcgtAGTACTGTTGAAACAAAAACAGAAGAGAAAATATCGAAGTTGACTTTGCCACCTGCATTACAGAAGATAGTTAAAGGCTCTATGAGACCTATGATTTCTCAAATGAGTGCGTGGAAACAAAGCTATGGCTCAGTTTTGGCAGACTGTGCTGGATACTTTACTGAATCTGATGGTGGGTACTTTCAATTTTTCTGGAAGTTTAACGGTCAAATAGATCACCAAAAGATAGCAAAGGCGctggttgaaaataaaaatgtggacATACGAGAACGATTCCTATTAGCGTGCTGCTTGTGCTTAATCGATGATGGTCTGCGCTTATGGAGCAGCATGACGCCAGGCCAGAAGGGCTATATATTATTAGAGGTCTTTAGATTCCCTAAACTTTGCTCTTTAGCTGTGGGTATATTTACTCGTGAACTTGAGTCAAGCAGAGGCAGAAAAGATAGACCCATGAGCAGGAGAATAAGTGATATGGTCTTACTGTCATCTGTTAAATTTCACAATATCTTCATGCTACGTTATGTTTTGGAAGTTCAACCTCAGGAATCGCATCGTCGCTTTTTGTTAAAAGCTGCGCGGTCAGTCGGTATTCATACTGATATGATGCGTTTTTGTTTGTCCCGGCTGAGCAGGCATGATCAAAGAACAATTTTCAAAAGGTTATCTGCTAGGAGACGCCTTCGCTTACGTTAA